The sequence below is a genomic window from Gallaecimonas xiamenensis 3-C-1.
GTTGATATCGCCCCTGTCTTTGACCAACTCGTTGCCGGACAGGTGCAGTTTGTCCTGCCCCACTTCCGACAGCCGCTGGGCCAGTTCCTGGTCGCTGGGCACCTGGTCGGGGCGCTTCTCGGGGCCAAAGCTCCAGAGATTGACCACGGGCCCAAGGGTGATGTCATAAGCGCCGCCGGAGAGCCGCCCGATACGCAGCGCCTCACCAACCACCTTGGCAAAGCCGGGGCTTATCTTGAAGGGGACGGTGCTGGTCGAGGCGTTGAAAAGGGAGATCTCGGAGTCGCCCTGATAGTGGGACATCTGGTTGTTCACTTCCACCAGGCGGGCATCTATCTCGGCCTGGATATCGGCCGGCAGGGCCAGGGTGCCGTCGTGGAAGAAGCTCACATGATAGCCGGTTCCCATGGTGCGGCCGGCCAGTTTGACCTCGGCCGGAGGCTGGGAACAGGCCCCTAATAAAAAGGCTAGCCCGAGGGCCAGCCATTTGATTACTGCGTTGGATCGCATGGGTGATTAACCACCAAAGTCGTCAAGCAGGATGTTTTCGTCTTCGACGCCCAAGTCTTTGAGCATCTTGATGACGGAGGCGTTCATGATCGGCGGACCACACATGTAGTACTCGCAATCTTCCGGCGCATCGTGGTTCTTGAGATGGTTCTCGTAAACCACGTTGTGGATGAAGCCGGTGTAGCCGTCCCAGTTGTCCTCGGGCTGAGGATCGGACAGGGCCACGTGCCACTTGAAGTTCTCGTTCTCCGCCTGGAGCATGTCGAAGTCTTCCACGTAGAACATTTCACGCTTGGAACGGGCACCGTACCAGAAGGTGATCTTACGCTTGGACTTGAGACGACGCAGCTGGTCGAAGATGTGGCTACGCATAGGGGCCATACCGGCACCACCACCGATGAAGACCATCTCGGCGTCGGTGTCCTTGGCGAAGAATTCACCGAAGGGACCGGAGATGGTGACCTTGTCGCCGGCCTTGAGGGACCAGATGTAGGAAGACATCTTGCCGCAGGGCAGGCTCAGGTTGTTCGGCGGCGGCGTAGCGATACGCACGTTCAGCATGATGATGCCGGCTTCGTCCGGGTAGTTGGCCATGGAGTAGGCGCGGATCGTGGTGTCGTCAACCTTGGATTCGAGGTTGAAGAAGCCAAAACGCTCCCAATCCGGGCGGAATTTCTCCGGTACGTCGAACTCTTTATATTTGACGTGGTGCGGCGGCGCCTCGATCTGGATGTAACCACCGGCACGGAAAGGCACAGCCTCACCGGCAGGGAT
It includes:
- the nqrF gene encoding NADH:ubiquinone reductase (Na(+)-transporting) subunit F, yielding MEIILGVGMFTVIVMVLVAIILAARAKLVSSGDVTITINNDPDKAIKVPAGGKLLGALASSGIFVSSACGGGGTCGQCRVKVHEGGGDILPTEQSHINKREANEGCRLSCQVAVKQDMNIEVPEEIFGVKQWECTVISNDNKATFIKELKLGIPAGEAVPFRAGGYIQIEAPPHHVKYKEFDVPEKFRPDWERFGFFNLESKVDDTTIRAYSMANYPDEAGIIMLNVRIATPPPNNLSLPCGKMSSYIWSLKAGDKVTISGPFGEFFAKDTDAEMVFIGGGAGMAPMRSHIFDQLRRLKSKRKITFWYGARSKREMFYVEDFDMLQAENENFKWHVALSDPQPEDNWDGYTGFIHNVVYENHLKNHDAPEDCEYYMCGPPIMNASVIKMLKDLGVEDENILLDDFGG
- a CDS encoding FAD:protein FMN transferase; translated protein: MRSNAVIKWLALGLAFLLGACSQPPAEVKLAGRTMGTGYHVSFFHDGTLALPADIQAEIDARLVEVNNQMSHYQGDSEISLFNASTSTVPFKISPGFAKVVGEALRIGRLSGGAYDITLGPVVNLWSFGPEKRPDQVPSDQELAQRLSEVGQDKLHLSGNELVKDRGDINLNLSSIAKGYGVDVVAEYLESLGIEDYVVEIGGELRSHGSKPQQQPWRIAIEKPSDGEQAIQEVVTPGNMAVATSGDYRNYFEENGVRYSHLIDARTGKPIQNRLVSVTVLAPSCMEADGMSTAISVLGPEQGLALAKDQGLAVFMIVKTDSGFEERYTDAFKPYLVARD